A single window of Pseudarthrobacter defluvii DNA harbors:
- a CDS encoding NADPH-dependent F420 reductase, with protein sequence MTTIGIIGAGHIGSQVARKAVELGYDVVISNSRGPETLQDLVAELGPKARAATSAEAAAAGDFAVVTVPLKNYKDVPVEPLAGKIVIDTNNYYWERDGHIPALDNGEATTSGMLQDHLPQSKVAKGFNHIMAKDITTDGAPAGTDNRRALATASDFPEAADLVTRLYDEFGFDTVNVGPLSESWRVERDRPAYVKRQNAAELKGNLAKAPRTI encoded by the coding sequence ATGACAACAATCGGAATCATCGGTGCAGGACATATTGGAAGCCAGGTTGCACGGAAGGCAGTGGAGCTCGGCTACGACGTAGTCATCAGCAACTCCCGGGGGCCGGAAACCCTCCAGGACCTGGTGGCCGAGCTTGGCCCGAAGGCCCGCGCAGCCACCTCAGCGGAAGCGGCTGCCGCCGGCGATTTCGCCGTGGTCACAGTGCCGCTGAAGAACTACAAGGACGTTCCGGTGGAGCCGCTGGCCGGCAAGATTGTGATCGACACCAACAACTACTACTGGGAGCGGGACGGCCACATTCCCGCCCTGGACAACGGCGAAGCAACCACCTCCGGGATGCTGCAGGACCACCTCCCCCAGTCCAAGGTGGCCAAGGGCTTTAACCACATCATGGCCAAGGACATCACCACTGACGGGGCTCCGGCCGGCACGGACAACCGCCGCGCCCTTGCCACCGCCAGCGATTTTCCGGAAGCCGCCGACCTGGTGACACGCCTCTACGACGAATTCGGTTTCGACACCGTCAACGTCGGGCCGCTCTCCGAGAGCTGGCGCGTGGAACGGGACCGTCCGGCCTACGTGAAGCGGCAGAACGCTGCGGAACTGAAGGGCAACCTGGCCAAGGCGCCCCGGACCATCTGA
- a CDS encoding LysR family transcriptional regulator, whose protein sequence is MLHDEEDHLFDIRRLALLLEVVEQGSITAAAELKMYSPSAVSQQLRKLEQEVGQPLLNRRSRGVVPTEAGQMLAGHARKIVRQMQAAQSDLNQLAGLNRGSLTVGTFPTLAGSFLPIVIRAFKKRYPAIGLSLRSARFDELVADLESGVTGLCLLWDYPWNPFHDDAIRVTEVFQESTVVLVARGHRLADREQVSMEDLRSESWIVRAEAHPVVEVLQRSAHDAGFEPAIAFQANDYQEAQAMVSVGMGVAMVPKTAVALQHPDVRVLSLGEAAPLRRVLLAQRQDKVYAPAEVAFHSTLLEIARERAGDYL, encoded by the coding sequence TTGCTTCACGATGAAGAAGACCATTTGTTCGACATCCGCCGTCTGGCCCTGCTGCTGGAGGTGGTGGAGCAGGGATCCATCACGGCCGCGGCGGAGCTCAAGATGTACAGTCCGTCGGCCGTGTCGCAGCAGCTCCGGAAGTTGGAGCAGGAGGTGGGACAGCCGCTGCTGAACCGACGTTCGCGTGGCGTGGTTCCCACCGAGGCTGGCCAGATGCTGGCAGGACACGCGCGCAAGATCGTCAGGCAGATGCAGGCAGCGCAATCTGACCTGAACCAGTTGGCAGGGCTCAACCGGGGCTCCCTGACGGTGGGGACGTTTCCCACGCTGGCAGGGTCTTTCCTGCCCATCGTCATCCGGGCCTTCAAGAAGCGCTATCCGGCCATCGGCCTGTCGCTGCGCAGTGCCCGCTTTGACGAACTCGTGGCGGACCTGGAATCGGGGGTCACCGGGCTGTGCCTGCTCTGGGACTACCCCTGGAATCCCTTCCACGACGACGCCATCCGGGTCACAGAGGTGTTCCAGGAGAGCACTGTGGTCCTGGTGGCCCGCGGCCACCGGCTCGCTGACCGGGAGCAGGTCAGCATGGAGGATCTGCGCAGCGAATCCTGGATCGTCCGCGCGGAGGCCCACCCAGTGGTTGAGGTACTGCAGCGGTCCGCCCATGACGCAGGCTTTGAGCCAGCCATCGCCTTCCAAGCCAATGACTACCAGGAGGCGCAGGCCATGGTCAGCGTGGGCATGGGAGTGGCGATGGTCCCCAAGACTGCCGTGGCGCTTCAGCACCCTGATGTCCGGGTGCTGAGCCTGGGCGAGGCCGCGCCGCTTCGCCGGGTATTGCTGGCCCAGCGGCAGGACAAGGTCTACGCCCCGGCGGAGGTCGCCTTTCACTCGACGCTGCTGGAAATCGCGCGGGAGCGGGCCGGAGACTACCTCTAG
- a CDS encoding YitT family protein → MSTSTEVPADATTAAPARHREEPTAGGSAPPSAARHSPVEDVLGILTGTFAASLGLFLLKASGAVTGGTAGLALLLSYSVALPFGVIFFSVNLPFFALAVWKKGWNFALRTGAAVALVSLMASLHPAALGPLHIDPAYGVLGGNLLAGVGLLILFRHQSSLGGFNILALLLQEKLKWRAGYVQMVLDVAIVLASLVLVTPFMVLLSAAGATLLNLVLALNHRPGRYTGK, encoded by the coding sequence GTGAGCACCTCCACGGAAGTACCCGCTGACGCAACCACCGCTGCCCCGGCGCGGCACAGGGAAGAGCCGACGGCGGGAGGTTCCGCGCCGCCGTCGGCCGCCCGTCACTCCCCGGTTGAGGATGTCCTGGGAATCCTGACCGGCACCTTCGCCGCATCACTGGGGCTGTTCCTGCTCAAGGCGAGCGGGGCGGTGACGGGCGGTACCGCCGGGCTGGCGCTGCTGCTGAGCTATTCGGTGGCGCTGCCGTTCGGCGTCATCTTCTTCTCGGTCAACCTGCCGTTCTTCGCGCTGGCGGTGTGGAAGAAGGGGTGGAACTTCGCCCTGCGCACGGGTGCGGCGGTCGCCTTGGTATCGCTGATGGCCAGCCTTCATCCGGCGGCCCTGGGGCCACTGCACATCGACCCGGCATATGGCGTGCTGGGCGGAAACCTGCTGGCCGGCGTCGGGCTGCTGATCCTGTTCCGGCACCAATCGAGCCTGGGAGGCTTCAACATCCTGGCCTTGCTGCTGCAGGAGAAGCTGAAATGGCGGGCAGGGTACGTGCAGATGGTGCTGGACGTGGCCATCGTGCTGGCCTCACTCGTCCTCGTGACTCCGTTCATGGTGCTGCTGTCCGCAGCCGGCGCCACCCTCCTGAACCTGGTCCTCGCCCTGAACCACCGGCCCGGGCGGTACACGGGAAAGTAG
- a CDS encoding SLC13 family permease — protein MTKTALTKDSPAKDAPIKEAELGVDPARETAPAKETRKERPARTSSRRRILLWTVAGVAILGVLALVFGGVFNQAAAPSPEPSMTAVQIIPLVILVVMFVVATKWPLNIGVMGLVASFGVGYFMLGMSDKQILADFPASIVLTIIGVTYFFSMAQRNGTIDIIVKGCVRMVRGKTLLLPWVFFLIAAALTSLGTFSPAAIALLAPAAIGFAYESRIHPVVMGAFIINGAHAGGFSPLSVAGVLVHDIALKNDFPISQGGLFIASFALNLILSVLTIVLFALIGKLRDGAAGQHVDIDTSATGRPHGQQILTLVLIAVMLVATLGFHLPIGFVALSAGLLLAFINIKEHKTFIGGISWSTVLLVAGMITYVSLLEHVGVIDTLAEQALALGAPLLIALVLCYVIGVGSAFASSTALLTAFIPLAGPLLATSSLSASGTVAALAIAATVVDVSPFSTDGALVVANAREDDRQRVYKQLMFYAGGVVLVAPALAWALLVPTGIM, from the coding sequence ATGACTAAGACTGCATTGACCAAAGACTCGCCGGCCAAAGACGCTCCAATCAAAGAGGCGGAACTCGGCGTGGATCCTGCGCGGGAAACGGCTCCTGCCAAGGAAACGCGGAAGGAGCGCCCCGCGCGCACTTCCTCCCGGCGTCGTATCCTGCTGTGGACGGTGGCCGGTGTGGCCATCCTGGGTGTGCTTGCCCTCGTGTTCGGCGGCGTGTTCAACCAGGCGGCCGCCCCGAGCCCGGAGCCTTCCATGACTGCTGTCCAGATCATCCCGCTGGTGATCCTCGTGGTGATGTTCGTCGTCGCCACCAAATGGCCGCTGAACATCGGTGTGATGGGGCTGGTGGCCTCATTCGGCGTCGGCTATTTCATGCTGGGGATGTCGGACAAGCAGATCCTGGCGGACTTCCCGGCCAGCATCGTCCTGACCATCATCGGCGTCACCTACTTCTTCAGCATGGCGCAGCGGAACGGCACCATCGACATCATCGTCAAGGGCTGCGTACGGATGGTCCGCGGAAAGACCCTGCTGCTGCCGTGGGTGTTCTTCCTGATCGCCGCCGCACTGACCTCGCTGGGCACGTTCTCGCCTGCTGCCATCGCACTGCTCGCTCCCGCAGCCATCGGATTCGCCTACGAATCCCGGATCCACCCCGTGGTCATGGGCGCGTTCATCATCAACGGCGCCCATGCCGGTGGGTTCTCCCCGCTGTCCGTTGCCGGCGTGCTGGTGCATGACATCGCCCTGAAGAACGATTTCCCCATTTCCCAGGGCGGCCTGTTCATCGCCAGCTTCGCCCTGAACCTCATCCTCTCGGTGCTCACGATCGTCCTGTTCGCCCTGATCGGCAAGCTGCGCGACGGCGCTGCGGGCCAGCACGTGGACATCGATACCTCCGCCACCGGACGCCCGCACGGCCAGCAGATCCTGACCCTGGTCCTGATCGCCGTGATGCTGGTGGCCACCCTCGGCTTCCACCTGCCCATCGGCTTCGTGGCCCTCTCGGCCGGACTGCTGCTGGCGTTCATCAACATCAAGGAGCACAAGACCTTCATCGGCGGAATTTCCTGGTCCACCGTCCTCCTGGTGGCCGGCATGATCACCTACGTCTCCCTGCTGGAGCACGTGGGCGTCATCGATACCCTCGCCGAGCAGGCCCTTGCCCTGGGCGCCCCGCTGCTGATCGCACTGGTCCTCTGCTACGTGATCGGCGTCGGTTCGGCCTTCGCTTCCTCCACCGCCCTGCTCACCGCGTTCATCCCGCTGGCCGGCCCCCTCCTGGCTACGAGCTCGCTCAGCGCCTCCGGAACCGTTGCAGCACTGGCCATCGCAGCCACCGTCGTCGACGTCTCCCCCTTCTCCACCGACGGCGCCCTGGTGGTGGCCAACGCCCGCGAGGACGACCGGCAGCGGGTCTACAAGCAGCTGATGTTCTACGCGGGCGGCGTGGTCCTGGTGGCCCCGGCCCTGGCCTGGGCACTGCTGGTTCCCACCGGCATCATGTAG
- a CDS encoding rhamnogalacturonan lyase: MAKPSMCSPKTPAGRAWKAAPAAAAATLTAAALAFTAVPFAAADPGAGSPAAPAGTAKSGLSRQVENLDRAPVAVLTDQGVTLGWRMLGLDKDSVGFQVLRDGVIITGEPIRDTTTYVDPEGTADSKYVIKTVGNGNGQDKLSAEFSPLAQNYLPIKLDKPADGVSKDGKPYTYSANDSSVADLDGDGAYEIIQLWNPSNAQDNSKSGYTGNVYVDAYKMDGTKLWRIDLGRNIRAGAHYTQMLAYDFDGDGKAEVAFKTADGTTDNAGTVIGDPAADYRSSAGYILSGPEYLTVFNGASGTIMDTVPYDPPRGSVAAWGDNYGNRVDRFLAGVAYLDGEHPSMMFSRGYYTRTVLVTYDLVNGKLVKRWKFDSDVAGAEYKGQGNHNLSVADVDQDGKDEFVFGSMTIDDDGTPLYNTKLGHGDAIHTGDLDPSRPGLETFAVHESMSQSGNRGATFRDAATGEVLWSIPAVKDTGRGATGDIDPRFPGSESWAVGGDAAWNSPVGYLMSAKGERIADKIPAANFMAWWDGDLLREIVDHDFDAAAQVGVPTISKWNWETETSDRLLTATGARTNNGTKGNPSLQADLLGDWREELVFPSSDSTELRIYTSTSPTEIRLRTLMHDSMYRTAVARETVGYNQPPHPSFFIGEGMETPAMPAVFYAGSKTK, translated from the coding sequence TTGGCAAAACCCTCAATGTGTTCCCCGAAAACCCCGGCAGGAAGGGCATGGAAAGCGGCTCCCGCTGCAGCAGCGGCGACCCTCACCGCGGCTGCCCTGGCTTTCACCGCAGTCCCGTTCGCTGCCGCTGATCCCGGTGCCGGCAGCCCTGCCGCCCCGGCCGGCACCGCAAAATCGGGCCTTTCGCGGCAGGTGGAGAACCTGGACCGCGCCCCCGTTGCCGTCCTGACCGACCAGGGCGTCACCCTCGGATGGCGGATGCTGGGCCTGGACAAGGACAGCGTCGGCTTCCAGGTCCTCCGCGACGGCGTCATCATCACCGGCGAGCCCATCCGGGACACCACCACCTATGTGGACCCGGAAGGCACGGCCGACTCCAAGTACGTCATCAAGACCGTGGGCAACGGCAACGGGCAGGACAAGCTCAGCGCGGAGTTCAGCCCGCTGGCGCAGAACTACCTGCCCATCAAGCTGGACAAGCCGGCCGACGGCGTCAGCAAGGACGGAAAGCCCTACACCTACAGTGCCAATGACTCGAGCGTTGCGGACCTGGACGGCGACGGCGCCTACGAGATCATCCAGCTCTGGAACCCGTCCAACGCCCAGGACAACTCCAAGTCCGGCTACACCGGCAACGTGTACGTCGACGCGTACAAGATGGACGGCACCAAGCTGTGGCGGATCGACCTGGGCCGCAACATCCGCGCCGGTGCCCACTACACCCAGATGCTGGCGTATGACTTTGACGGCGACGGCAAGGCCGAAGTGGCGTTCAAGACCGCGGACGGCACCACCGACAATGCGGGCACGGTCATTGGTGACCCCGCTGCCGATTACCGCAGCAGTGCCGGGTACATCCTGTCCGGTCCCGAGTACCTCACGGTGTTCAACGGTGCCAGCGGCACCATCATGGATACTGTTCCCTACGATCCGCCGCGCGGCAGTGTTGCTGCCTGGGGTGACAACTACGGCAACCGCGTGGACCGTTTCCTGGCCGGCGTGGCGTACCTGGACGGTGAACACCCGTCCATGATGTTCAGCCGCGGCTACTACACCCGCACAGTGCTGGTCACCTATGACCTGGTGAACGGCAAGCTGGTCAAGCGCTGGAAGTTCGACTCCGACGTGGCCGGAGCCGAGTACAAGGGCCAGGGCAATCACAACCTGTCCGTGGCGGACGTGGACCAGGACGGCAAGGACGAGTTCGTCTTCGGCTCCATGACCATCGACGATGACGGCACGCCGCTGTACAACACCAAGCTGGGGCACGGTGACGCCATCCATACCGGCGACCTGGACCCTTCGCGCCCCGGCCTGGAGACCTTCGCCGTGCACGAGAGCATGAGCCAGAGCGGCAACCGCGGAGCCACCTTCCGGGACGCCGCCACCGGTGAAGTGCTGTGGAGCATCCCCGCCGTCAAGGACACCGGCCGCGGCGCCACCGGGGACATTGACCCCCGGTTCCCCGGCTCCGAAAGCTGGGCCGTGGGCGGCGACGCCGCCTGGAATTCGCCGGTCGGCTACCTGATGTCTGCCAAGGGCGAGCGGATCGCGGACAAGATCCCCGCCGCCAACTTCATGGCCTGGTGGGACGGCGACCTGCTGCGGGAAATCGTTGACCACGACTTCGACGCCGCCGCACAGGTGGGCGTTCCCACCATCTCCAAGTGGAATTGGGAAACAGAAACCAGCGACAGGCTGCTGACCGCCACCGGCGCCCGCACCAATAACGGCACCAAGGGCAATCCGTCACTGCAGGCGGACCTGCTGGGTGACTGGCGCGAGGAACTGGTCTTCCCGTCCTCGGACAGCACCGAACTGAGGATCTACACCAGCACCTCGCCCACCGAAATCCGGCTGCGCACCTTGATGCACGATTCGATGTACCGCACCGCGGTGGCCCGCGAGACCGTAGGTTACAACCAGCCGCCGCATCCGAGCTTCTTCATCGGCGAGGGCATGGAGACCCCTGCGATGCCGGCTGTCTTCTACGCAGGCAGCAAGACCAAGTAA
- a CDS encoding threonine/serine dehydratase: MISHADIDQAARRTAGLIRKTPLLQADPGVFNGQVWFKCEFMQHTGTFKAWGALNRLLASKERGELRADVGIVVASGGNAGLANAYAAKQLGVPATVFVPEAAPAVKVAKLKAIGATVVQGGAEYAAAYQAAVAHSEETGAVYCHAYDQPEIAAGAGTVGSELLEQLPDVDTVLVAVGGGGLMAGVAAAVEGSAKVVAVEPEAAPTLHAALAAGAPLDVAVSGVAADSLGARRVGGIGFSVAVRCGVVSVLVTDEQIVAARSALWNDYRIVVEHGAAAAYAALTSGAYVPAGDERVAVVLCGANTDPATL, encoded by the coding sequence ATGATCAGCCACGCCGACATCGACCAGGCGGCACGCCGGACCGCGGGCCTCATCCGCAAAACGCCCCTGCTGCAGGCCGACCCCGGAGTATTCAACGGCCAGGTCTGGTTCAAATGCGAGTTCATGCAGCACACCGGAACGTTCAAGGCCTGGGGCGCCCTTAACCGCCTCCTGGCCAGCAAGGAGCGCGGGGAACTGCGGGCGGACGTGGGCATCGTGGTGGCCTCCGGCGGAAACGCCGGACTGGCCAACGCCTATGCCGCGAAACAGTTGGGCGTACCGGCCACCGTCTTCGTCCCGGAAGCCGCGCCAGCCGTCAAAGTGGCCAAACTGAAGGCCATCGGCGCCACCGTGGTCCAGGGCGGTGCGGAGTACGCGGCCGCCTACCAGGCCGCCGTGGCCCACTCGGAGGAAACCGGCGCGGTCTATTGCCACGCCTATGACCAGCCCGAAATCGCTGCCGGCGCCGGCACGGTGGGCTCGGAGCTGCTGGAACAGCTGCCGGACGTCGATACCGTCCTGGTGGCCGTGGGCGGTGGCGGGCTGATGGCGGGAGTGGCAGCCGCCGTCGAAGGCTCCGCCAAGGTGGTGGCCGTTGAACCCGAAGCGGCGCCCACCCTGCACGCTGCGCTCGCTGCGGGCGCACCGTTGGATGTGGCTGTATCCGGTGTTGCGGCGGACTCCCTGGGTGCCCGCCGCGTAGGTGGGATCGGCTTTTCCGTCGCGGTCCGCTGCGGCGTCGTCAGCGTCCTGGTAACGGACGAACAGATCGTTGCCGCACGTTCCGCACTATGGAACGACTACCGGATTGTGGTGGAGCATGGAGCGGCGGCCGCCTACGCAGCCCTGACGTCCGGTGCATATGTGCCGGCCGGGGATGAACGCGTTGCCGTTGTCCTGTGCGGCGCCAACACGGACCCGGCAACGCTCTAG
- a CDS encoding SRPBCC family protein gives MSTKVEKRILVNVPVGTAYNQWTQFEEFPHFMGGVKSVTQLSDDRLEWVAEIGGIRRQWEAKILEQVPDRRVAWAATEGATNAGAVDFEDVGGGQTSIQLTLEYEPEGMIEKVGDKLNVVDRQAESDLQKFKEFIEDEGYASGAWRGAVNPGATVGTPGVEHAGASRGDSGKAGVSGKVAAGVGVAAVAGAAAAMAASGNKDKTETADVTVTETTPVVPAEPVVPAEPLTTGATTGAADAGTGVPAAGTTAAAGSTGSVADLDDSRIGHQFDQTNGLVDATGESDETLEGENLSAGERREGNRGTEGGLPPVGGNLGGH, from the coding sequence ATGAGCACGAAGGTGGAAAAACGCATTCTGGTGAACGTACCGGTGGGCACGGCCTACAACCAGTGGACACAGTTCGAGGAGTTCCCGCACTTCATGGGCGGCGTCAAGAGCGTCACGCAGCTCAGTGACGACCGGCTCGAGTGGGTGGCCGAGATCGGCGGAATCCGAAGGCAGTGGGAGGCCAAGATCCTGGAGCAGGTCCCGGACCGCCGGGTTGCCTGGGCCGCCACCGAAGGCGCCACAAACGCCGGCGCGGTGGATTTCGAGGACGTGGGAGGCGGCCAAACCTCCATCCAGCTGACCCTCGAATACGAGCCCGAAGGCATGATCGAGAAGGTGGGCGACAAGCTTAACGTCGTGGACCGGCAGGCCGAATCGGACCTGCAGAAGTTCAAGGAATTCATTGAGGACGAGGGCTACGCCAGCGGCGCCTGGCGCGGCGCCGTCAACCCCGGCGCCACTGTGGGGACGCCGGGCGTAGAACACGCAGGTGCCTCCCGCGGCGATTCCGGCAAGGCCGGCGTCTCCGGCAAGGTTGCGGCCGGCGTTGGCGTTGCGGCGGTTGCGGGAGCGGCAGCTGCAATGGCGGCCAGCGGCAACAAGGACAAGACGGAGACCGCTGACGTGACGGTTACGGAAACCACCCCCGTGGTCCCGGCAGAACCGGTTGTACCCGCAGAGCCCCTCACCACCGGGGCCACCACGGGTGCAGCGGACGCGGGCACCGGAGTACCTGCAGCGGGTACGACGGCGGCTGCCGGCTCCACCGGTTCCGTTGCCGACCTGGACGACAGCCGGATCGGCCACCAGTTCGATCAGACCAACGGCCTGGTGGATGCCACCGGCGAGTCCGACGAGACGCTGGAAGGCGAAAACCTGAGCGCCGGTGAACGGCGCGAGGGCAACCGCGGAACCGAAGGCGGACTCCCGCCCGTCGGCGGCAACCTCGGCGGCCACTGA
- a CDS encoding Lrp/AsnC family transcriptional regulator, which yields MLTMHLIDALDAEILLTLDRDPQATVLSLSRTLGVARNTVHARLRRLASDGSLAPFSQRVRTEALGLPLIAFISISISQSSSDLAVAALQTIPEIIEMHATTGDADLMAKVAARDPADLHRITNAMLAIDGVVRTSTAMSLVEVMPARTVPLLQAAARK from the coding sequence ATGCTCACTATGCACCTTATTGACGCGCTGGACGCAGAGATCCTCCTCACACTCGACCGGGACCCGCAGGCAACCGTCCTGTCCCTCTCAAGGACGTTGGGCGTGGCCCGCAATACCGTGCACGCCCGGCTCCGCCGCCTGGCCAGCGACGGGAGCCTGGCCCCCTTCAGTCAGCGGGTACGGACGGAGGCGCTGGGCCTGCCGCTCATTGCCTTCATCTCGATTTCCATCAGCCAGTCCTCCAGCGACCTTGCCGTGGCGGCGCTGCAAACCATCCCGGAAATCATCGAAATGCATGCCACCACCGGGGACGCCGACCTAATGGCCAAGGTGGCCGCGAGGGACCCGGCCGACCTGCACCGTATTACCAACGCGATGCTGGCGATTGACGGCGTCGTCCGGACCAGCACTGCCATGTCCCTGGTGGAAGTGATGCCCGCCCGCACGGTGCCGCTGCTTCAGGCAGCCGCGCGGAAGTAG
- a CDS encoding polysaccharide deacetylase family protein: protein MKSKIAVMALAALSLILALIAGGPAASAQAADKPLIGLTFDDGPSAERTAFVLDVLKEKNVKATFFLQGSHVQQYPDLVRRIKAEGHVIGNHSWDHANFPDLTQANQKQEVDRTNTAIKAITGTTPTLMRFPFGNSTSYALNYLRNIGMSGGIQWHWEVGEPGDYECPGAAGVQKYVLDEVAPGAIILLHDGNDVLSCPASQWNYLSSTIDAIRAEGYEFGVVAPSSKPSALNEGSYGVVVAP, encoded by the coding sequence ATGAAGAGCAAGATTGCAGTCATGGCTTTGGCTGCCCTGAGTCTGATCCTGGCCCTGATCGCCGGGGGCCCCGCCGCTTCGGCCCAGGCTGCAGACAAACCGCTGATCGGCTTGACCTTCGATGACGGGCCTTCGGCCGAGCGCACCGCCTTTGTCCTCGACGTCCTCAAGGAGAAGAACGTCAAGGCCACGTTCTTCCTCCAGGGCTCCCACGTGCAGCAGTACCCCGACCTCGTCCGGCGGATCAAAGCCGAGGGACACGTGATCGGCAACCACTCCTGGGACCACGCCAACTTCCCTGACCTGACCCAAGCGAACCAGAAGCAGGAGGTTGACCGTACCAATACCGCGATCAAAGCGATCACCGGCACCACACCCACGTTGATGCGCTTCCCGTTCGGCAACAGCACCTCCTACGCGCTGAACTACCTCAGGAACATCGGCATGAGCGGCGGCATCCAATGGCACTGGGAGGTCGGCGAACCCGGCGATTACGAGTGCCCCGGCGCAGCTGGAGTCCAGAAGTACGTGCTGGATGAGGTTGCCCCCGGTGCAATCATCCTGCTCCACGACGGCAATGACGTCTTGTCCTGCCCGGCGTCGCAGTGGAACTACCTGTCCAGCACCATTGACGCAATCCGGGCCGAGGGCTACGAATTTGGCGTCGTGGCTCCTTCCTCTAAGCCCAGCGCGCTGAACGAGGGTTCCTACGGCGTCGTGGTGGCGCCTTAG
- a CDS encoding PrpF domain-containing protein → MRFEAEWMRGGTSKCWVFEAEHLQEGGAGLDVLLPRLFGSPDSRQIDGVGGATSTTSKAVILHRPTGDGVDIEFTFAQVGIEEAAVDWGSNCGNCSAVVGLYAIEKGWVLPDGDVTRVVTRNTNTGQVIVQRVATPSGELPDVPAAHMPGVPFPGYQVGLGFQDPAGKTTGSLLPTGAPTDTIAAGGTGWTVSMVDAGAPVVIVQAADLGLDLASYESWQAAVEKQLDVLEQIRRQAAVRMGLAATTAGAARAIPKLAVVGPPTATDGGCDLSVMMLSMGKPHPALAITGSIALTLAARTPGTVLHAITGDAVGATLRLRTPAGVIETWSEDHGGSLLVGVDRTARTIATTIIHLPEVSGSGAAASLAGATL, encoded by the coding sequence ATGAGGTTTGAAGCGGAATGGATGCGCGGCGGCACCAGCAAGTGCTGGGTGTTTGAAGCCGAGCACCTTCAGGAAGGCGGCGCCGGGCTGGATGTGCTGTTGCCGCGGCTGTTCGGGAGCCCCGATTCACGGCAGATTGACGGCGTGGGCGGAGCCACCTCCACCACCAGTAAGGCAGTGATCCTGCACCGCCCCACCGGCGACGGCGTGGACATCGAATTCACGTTCGCCCAGGTGGGCATCGAGGAAGCCGCCGTGGACTGGGGCAGCAACTGCGGCAACTGCTCAGCGGTGGTGGGCCTGTACGCCATTGAAAAAGGCTGGGTACTGCCCGACGGCGATGTAACCCGGGTGGTTACCCGCAACACCAACACCGGGCAGGTCATCGTCCAGCGTGTTGCCACTCCATCAGGTGAGCTGCCGGACGTTCCGGCGGCGCACATGCCGGGCGTTCCCTTCCCGGGATACCAGGTTGGGCTGGGGTTCCAGGATCCTGCCGGGAAGACCACGGGCTCGCTTCTGCCCACCGGTGCTCCTACCGACACCATTGCAGCAGGCGGGACGGGCTGGACCGTCTCGATGGTCGATGCCGGCGCCCCGGTGGTGATAGTGCAGGCCGCTGACCTGGGCCTGGACCTGGCCAGCTACGAGAGCTGGCAGGCCGCCGTGGAGAAGCAGCTCGACGTCCTGGAGCAGATCCGCCGGCAGGCAGCAGTGCGGATGGGGCTGGCGGCCACCACCGCCGGTGCCGCCCGCGCCATTCCCAAGCTCGCCGTCGTCGGACCTCCCACTGCCACCGACGGCGGGTGCGATCTGAGCGTCATGATGCTTTCGATGGGCAAGCCGCACCCCGCGCTGGCCATCACCGGGAGCATCGCCCTGACCCTGGCCGCCCGGACGCCGGGAACTGTCCTTCATGCCATCACCGGCGACGCCGTGGGCGCCACGCTGCGCCTCCGCACCCCGGCCGGGGTGATTGAGACGTGGAGCGAGGACCACGGCGGAAGCCTGCTGGTCGGCGTCGACCGCACCGCCCGCACCATCGCCACCACCATCATCCATCTCCCCGAGGTTTCCGGCAGCGGTGCAGCTGCCTCCCTCGCGGGCGCTACCCTCTGA